In Schistocerca gregaria isolate iqSchGreg1 chromosome 9, iqSchGreg1.2, whole genome shotgun sequence, a single genomic region encodes these proteins:
- the LOC126291630 gene encoding protein abrupt-like: MEPSTDFHFTWDNHQATLLTVFDTLLANEKLADCTVSVEGKSIKAHKVILAACSPYFEQVFTDNHEKHPIIILPDVKFRVMKALLDFMYHGELNIQQDDLGSVLRLSESFQLRGLSGNVYISDVYTQRDDGGSQLLISAENQSSQPTILSVFTLCSQETSEMEMMNSFEEDPRPHSSQKNSCVETGSVIRASCNHKKLAVYRSSDRDTGSASLNEEINIGVETFQIPDAEETLPLLATETDCCAISAHPTNSQLQGSVKRARNTERVTKEDSLATLNSALTPGVAFDQVTCSEGTIGQVAHETKFADQVGKHLRVTRGVKLSGGADGNGSANHSDVRMTVHRTVKDVSARRGRAVKHQPVQLQKKCKGKRYTKFKCYLCGKSYVNHSGLVRHFLYECGKGPQFECPRCKLRFLRRDHLRRHMLTRRCRSYLQVEDKHE; this comes from the coding sequence ATGGAGCCAAGCACTGACTTTCATTTTACCTGGGACAACCACCAGGCAACTTTATTGACAGTTTTTGATACTCTCTTGGCTAATGAGAAACTAGCTGATTGTACAGTCAGTGTTGAAGGAAAGTCCATTAAGGCACACAAAGTAATTCTTGCAGCCTGTAGTCCATATTTTGAACAGGTATTTACTGATAATCATGAGAAGCACCCCATAATTATACTGCCAGACGTAAAGTTTCGGGTAATGAAAGCTTTACTAGACTTTATGTATCATGGAGAACTGAACATACAACAAGATGACCTCGGAAGTGTGCTGAGGCTCTCAGAGTCCTTCCAGTTGAGGGGACTATCAGGTAATGTGTACATTAGTGATGTGTACACCCAGAGAGATGATGGCGGAAGCCAGTTGCTTATCTCTGCTGAAAATCAGTCTTCGCAACCTACTATTTTGTCAGTATTTACATTATGTTCTCAGGAAACTAGTGAAATGGAAATGATGAATTCATTTGAGGAGGATCCGCGCCCTCATTCCTCGCAGAAAAATAGCTGTGTTGAAACCGGTTCAGTTATAAGAGCGAGTTGCAATCACAAGAAGTTGGCTGTATATCGTAGTTCCGATCGAGATACAGGGTCGGCCTCATTAAATGAAGAAATTAATATTGGTGTCGAAACATTTCAGATTCCTGATGCAGAAGAAACATTACCTTTACTTGCCACTGAGACTGACTGTTGTGCAATTTCTGCCCATCCTACAAATAGCCAGTTGCAAGGGTCTGTTAAGAGAGCTAGAAATACTGAGAGAGTCACAAAAGAAGATTCTCTGGCGACTCTTAACTCTGCACTAACTCCGGGAGTAGCATTTGATCAGGTTACATGCAGTGAAGGAACTATAGGTCAAGTGGCCCATGAAACAAAATTTGCAGACCAAGTTGGTAAACACTTGAGAGTAACAAGAGGTGTTAAACTCAGTGGTGGTGCTGATGGTAATGGCAGTGCTAATCATAGTGATGTACGTATGACAGTCCACCGCACAGTTAAAGATGTTTCTGCCAGAAGAGGAAGAGCAGTAAAGCATCAGCCAGTACAGTTGCAGAAAAAATGTAAGGGAAAGCGATACACAAAATTTAAGTGTTATTTGTGTGGGAAGTCATATGTAAATCATAGTGGACTGGTGAGGCATTTCTTGTACGAATGTGGAAAAGGCCCTCAGTTCGAGTGTCCACGCTGCAAGCTGCGGTTTCTCAGAAGAGATCATTTGAGGAGACATATGTTAACTCGCCGTTGTCGAAGCTATCTGCAAGTTGAAGATAAACATGAATGA